The Mauremys mutica isolate MM-2020 ecotype Southern chromosome 1, ASM2049712v1, whole genome shotgun sequence genome has a segment encoding these proteins:
- the LOC123355741 gene encoding olfactory receptor 51G2-like, translating to MSAVNDTKFKSAMFLLSRMPGQEDVHLWISIPFCFIYVFSILGNSVILFIIKTDPSLHEPMYIFLSMLAVTDLGISISTIPTILGMYLFNSREISLDACFAQLFFIHSFVFTESSILLLMAFDRFVAISNPLRYASILTLPRISKMGLVCVVRGVAVSFPFPFLLKRFQYCRANVLSHSYCLHQDVMNLACSDITVNYIYGLFLTVFTVGLDSLLIFLSYVMILRTVLSVASHIQCLRALNTCVSHLCAVLLFYIPDIGLALIHRLGKGSSPLLQIVLGYIFLLVPPLMNPIVYSVKSKHLRARIIRVFVK from the coding sequence ATGTCAGCTGTGAATGACACCAAATTCAAATCTGCAATGTTCCTTCTCAGCAGGATGCCTGGGCAGGAAGACGTCCAtctctggatctccatccccttctgcttcATTTATGTTTTTTCAATATTgggaaattcagtcattctgttcattataaaaacagatccaagcctccatgagcccatgtacattttcctttccatgttggccgTCACAGACCTTGGCATATCGATATCCACCATACCGACAATATTGGGCATGTATTTGTTTAACTCTAGGGAGATCAGCCTCGATGCCTGTTttgcccagctgttcttcatccactcaTTTGTATTCACTGAATCCTCCATACTCTTGTTGATGGCATTTGACCGCTTTGTCGCGATCTCTAACCCACTGAGATATGCTTCCATTTTAACCCTGCCGAGAATATCCAAGATGGGACTGGTGTGTGTGGTAAGAGGGGTGGCTGTATCATTCCCATTCCCCTTTCTCCTGAAACGGTTCCAATACTGTCgagccaatgtcctctcccattcctactgcctgcaccaggaTGTCATGAATTTGGCTTGTTCAGATATCACAGTCAACTACATCTATGGCTTGTTTCTTACAGTCTTCACGGTGGGATTGGATTCActgctcatcttcctctcttatgtgatgatccTCAGAACTGTGCTGAGTGTTGCATCACACATACAGTGCCTCAGGGCCCTGAACACTTgtgtctcccacctctgtgccgtCCTGCTCTTCTACATACCAGATATCGGCTTGGCTTTGATACACAGATTGGGGAAGGGCTCCTCTCCCTTACTACAAATTGTCCTGGGATACATCTTCCTGCTCGTCCCACCCCTGATGAACCCAATCGTGTACAgtgtgaaaagcaaacaccttcgtgcGAGGATAATCAGAGTGTTTGTCAAGTGA
- the LOC123358885 gene encoding olfactory receptor 51G2-like, producing MSAVNDTKFNPAVFLLTGIPGLEDVHIWISVPFCLMYVVSIVGNSLILFIIKTDASLHEPMYIFLSMLAITDLGISIATMPTILGIYLFNSREISLNACFAQTFFIHSLSKIESSILLLMAFDRFIAICNPLRYTSILTPSRIAKMGLVAVLRPVAMILPLPILLKRFRYCRDNVLSHSYCMDQDVMKAACSDISVNNIYGLFLTFFMVGLDSLLIFLSYVMILKTVLSVASHTECLRALNTCVSHLCAVVLFYISDIGLAFIHRFGNSSTHLLQIVLGYVYLLVPPLMNPIVYSVKSKHLRERIIRAFVK from the coding sequence atgtcagctgtcaatgacaccaaattcaaccctgcagtgttccttctcacCGGGATACCTGGGCTGGAAGACGTCCATATATGGATCTCTGTCCCCTTCTGCTTAATGTATGTTGTTTCAATAGTAGGAAATTCactcattctgttcattataaaaacagatgcaagcctccatgagcccatgtacattttcctttccatgttggccatcACAGATCTTGGCATATCAATAGCCACCATGCCAACAATACTGGGCATATACTTGTTTAACTCTAGGGAAATCAGCCTCAATGCCTGTTTTGCCCAGACGTTTTTCATCCACTCGCTTTCCAAAATTGAATCCTCCATCCTCttgttgatggcctttgaccgcttcATTGCAATCTGCAACCCACTGAGATATACCTCCATCTTAACTCCATCGAGGATAGCCAAGATGGGACTGGTTGCTGTGCTAAGACCAGTGGCCATGATACTCCCACTCCCCATACTCCTGAAACGGTTCAGATACTGTCGAGacaatgtcctctcccattcctactgcaTGGACCAGGACGTCATGAAGGCAGCTTGTTCAGACATCTCAGTGAACAACATCTATGGGTTGTTTCTTACATTCTTCATGGTGGGGTTAGACTCGCTGCTCATATTTctctcttatgtgatgatccTCAAAACAGTGTTGAGTGTTGCATCCCACACAGAGTGCCTGagggccctgaacacctgcgtctcccacctctgcgcTGTCGTGCTCTTCTACATATCAGACATCGGCCTGGCTTTCATACACAGATTTGGAAATAGCTCTACTCACTTGCTTCAGATAGTCCTGGGCTATGTCTACCTGCTGGTCCCGCCCCTGATGAACCCAATCGTGTACAgcgtgaaaagcaaacaccttcgtgAGAGGATAATCAGGGCGTTTGTCAAGTGA